The Oscillatoria sp. FACHB-1407 sequence TGAGCACTTTAATGAAAGCATCATCATCTTCAATCAGCAAAATTTTCATCGCTCGGCTACCACTGGAGAATTCGGGCAATTTGCTCAGAGAGATGCAGCGAATTAAAGGGCTTGGTAATCACGCCCCTCACGCCTCTGGCGTGATCAGAGTGCCCTGTGAGTTGTGCCTTAGCCGTTAACAAAATCACGGGAATGTGTGCCGTGGCATCGTCAGATTGGAGGGTCTTCAAAGCTGTCATACCACTCATATCAGGCATCACTACATCTAACAAAATTACATCGGGTTGCTCTTGTTGAGCCAGTTGAATTCCCTGCCTGCCCGATGTGGCAACCAACACCTGCCAACCTGCCGTCATTCTGATACCAAACTGCACCACCGTTTGAATCGTTTCCTCATCATCAATAATCAGGATGCGTTTATTAGACATCAATCCTGCTCCGATTTGGGATTGGCTTGCGCCAAAGGCAAGGTAAGGGCAAAGGTACTGCCATTGCCGGGAGTGCTCTCAGCCCAGATTCTGCCGTTGTGTTGCTCTACAATCTTGCGACAAATGGCAAGCCCTAAGCCTGTTCCACCTCGTCTGTGGGAGTCAGCCGGATCGACCTGTTGAAACCAGTCAAAGATGCGTTCCAATTGATTGGCGGGAATGCCCTGTCCCTGGTCGCGAACCTGGAAGAGGGCTGACAGGAGGTGTGGGGTGTGGGTAACGGTCAGCCAGACCTTTCCACCAACAGGGGAAAATTTGATGGCGT is a genomic window containing:
- a CDS encoding response regulator, giving the protein MSNKRILIIDDEETIQTVVQFGIRMTAGWQVLVATSGRQGIQLAQQEQPDVILLDVVMPDMSGMTALKTLQSDDATAHIPVILLTAKAQLTGHSDHARGVRGVITKPFNSLHLSEQIARILQW